The proteins below come from a single Thermopolyspora flexuosa genomic window:
- a CDS encoding serine/threonine-protein kinase, with protein sequence MPVDALRPGDPPYLGGYRIERRLGEGGQGVVYLGVSPSGQKVAIKVLRSRLFSGDASAFGREIAAARQVAEFCTAAVLDVALDHDPPYVVSEYVDGPTLQQVIAAEGVRTGAALHRLAVATITALAAIHRAGVVHRDFKPSNVLLAPDGPRVIDFGIARLVDLTTTTGTTAGSPPYMAPEHFTGARIGPEADIFAWGSTMVFAATGRPPFGDDNIAAVSYRILSAEPDLSAIPEPLRDVVRRCLAKDPAQRPTANEVLLRLLNRSDPSPAEALEQGRAVARGVATVDLGDGPTTLPSLPRRKVLTGVGAMTAALAASSAMLWYRLTSDDTPATLAAEAPSSATPTATRAAASGAFPPPDNPQELAAAIDAALAVTPSATFEFDGGFTQSDWSVSAEGRLYHDSVERRETAFDMVIHYPPAEQDLGPEQMIIANGAGYALQRRNAKFTLDPEEKKLPSYARAAHMVVAMSSIQAILELLLATNRVRRKDRTYTGGVPVREDTHELVVRYLRDWGGASGYVNYRLTVDEHDLPKQWRVGWRMPYGDGSVLESFFTTRYREWRGDRKISPPR encoded by the coding sequence GTGCCGGTGGACGCGTTACGGCCGGGCGATCCGCCGTACCTGGGGGGCTACCGCATCGAGCGACGGCTGGGCGAGGGCGGCCAGGGTGTCGTCTACCTGGGTGTCTCCCCGAGCGGCCAGAAGGTCGCGATCAAGGTCCTCCGGTCCCGTCTTTTCTCCGGCGACGCCTCGGCGTTCGGCCGGGAGATCGCCGCTGCCCGTCAGGTCGCCGAGTTCTGCACGGCCGCCGTCCTCGACGTCGCCCTCGACCACGACCCGCCGTACGTGGTCAGCGAGTACGTCGACGGGCCGACGCTCCAGCAGGTGATCGCCGCCGAGGGCGTGCGGACGGGCGCGGCCCTGCACCGGCTCGCCGTGGCCACGATCACCGCGCTCGCCGCGATCCACCGGGCGGGGGTGGTGCACCGCGACTTCAAGCCGTCGAACGTGCTGCTCGCCCCGGACGGCCCGCGGGTGATCGACTTCGGCATCGCGCGGCTCGTGGACCTGACCACGACGACCGGCACGACGGCCGGGTCGCCGCCGTACATGGCGCCGGAGCACTTCACCGGCGCCCGGATCGGGCCCGAGGCGGACATCTTCGCCTGGGGGTCGACGATGGTGTTCGCGGCCACCGGCCGGCCGCCGTTCGGCGACGACAACATCGCCGCGGTCTCCTACCGCATCCTCAGCGCCGAGCCCGACCTCAGCGCGATTCCCGAGCCGCTCCGCGACGTGGTGCGCCGCTGCCTGGCGAAGGATCCGGCGCAGCGGCCGACCGCGAACGAGGTGCTGCTGCGGCTGCTCAACCGCTCCGACCCGTCCCCGGCCGAGGCGCTGGAGCAGGGCCGGGCGGTGGCCCGGGGGGTCGCGACCGTGGACCTCGGCGACGGCCCGACGACCCTGCCCTCGCTGCCCCGCCGCAAGGTCCTCACCGGGGTGGGGGCAATGACCGCCGCGCTCGCCGCGTCCAGTGCGATGCTGTGGTACCGGCTCACGTCGGACGACACCCCGGCCACGCTCGCCGCGGAGGCCCCGTCCTCCGCCACCCCCACGGCGACCCGCGCGGCGGCCTCGGGGGCGTTCCCGCCTCCCGACAACCCGCAGGAGCTCGCGGCGGCGATCGACGCCGCGCTGGCCGTCACCCCGTCCGCGACCTTCGAGTTCGATGGCGGTTTCACGCAGAGCGACTGGAGCGTGTCGGCGGAGGGACGGCTCTACCACGACAGCGTGGAGCGGCGCGAGACCGCCTTCGACATGGTGATCCACTATCCGCCCGCGGAGCAGGACCTCGGACCCGAGCAGATGATCATCGCGAACGGCGCGGGCTACGCGCTCCAGCGCCGGAACGCGAAGTTCACCCTCGATCCGGAGGAGAAGAAGTTGCCCTCCTACGCGCGGGCCGCCCACATGGTGGTCGCGATGAGCTCGATCCAGGCGATCCTCGAGCTCCTTCTCGCCACCAACCGCGTGCGGCGCAAGGACCGGACCTACACCGGCGGCGTGCCAGTGCGGGAGGACACGCACGAGCTCGTGGTCCGCTACCTGCGTGACTGGGGTGGCGCGAGCGGCTACGTCAACTACCGGCTCACCGTCGACGAGCACGACCTGCCCAAGCAGTGGCGCGTCGGGTGGCGGATGCCTTACGGGGACGGCAGCGTGCTCGAGTCGTTCTTCACCACCCGATACCGTGAGTGGCGCGGCGACCGGAAGATCAGCCCTCCCCGCTGA
- a CDS encoding endonuclease III domain-containing protein, producing MTAPMTGPDPETIREVLRRLRARQGPFRPGAPLPIIDQVVATVLSQNTSDVNSGRAFARLKERFPSWEQVADAPPDEVADAIRPGGLAAVKARRIQEILAEIERREGRIDLDRLRGLGDEEAEAYLTSLPGVGPKTAACVLVFAMGRPAFPVDTHVHRIVTRLGWVPPGTTAAKAQALLTPLVPPEIRHELHVAFIVHGRTVCRALAPRCGECELRDLCAYGGAVPVSGEG from the coding sequence ATGACGGCGCCGATGACGGGGCCGGACCCCGAGACGATCCGGGAGGTGCTGCGGCGGTTGCGGGCCCGGCAGGGGCCGTTCCGGCCCGGCGCGCCGCTGCCGATCATCGACCAGGTGGTGGCGACCGTGCTGTCCCAGAACACCTCGGACGTCAACTCCGGGCGGGCGTTCGCCCGGCTGAAGGAGCGGTTCCCGAGCTGGGAGCAGGTCGCGGACGCGCCGCCGGACGAGGTGGCGGACGCGATCCGGCCCGGCGGGCTCGCCGCGGTGAAGGCCCGCCGGATCCAGGAGATCCTCGCCGAGATCGAGCGGCGGGAAGGACGCATCGACCTCGACCGGCTGCGCGGGCTCGGCGACGAGGAGGCCGAGGCCTACCTCACCTCGCTGCCCGGGGTGGGCCCGAAGACCGCCGCGTGCGTGCTCGTGTTCGCCATGGGCCGCCCCGCGTTCCCCGTGGACACGCACGTGCACCGCATCGTCACCCGGCTCGGCTGGGTGCCGCCGGGCACCACCGCCGCCAAGGCGCAGGCCCTGCTCACCCCGCTCGTGCCGCCGGAGATCCGCCACGAGCTGCACGTGGCGTTCATCGTGCACGGCCGTACCGTGTGCCGCGCCCTGGCGCCGCGGTGCGGCGAGTGCGAGCTGCGCGACCTGTGCGCGTACGGCGGTGCCGTGCCGGTCAGCGGGGAGGGCTGA